The DNA segment GTCGGAAACGCCTCGTAGAGGGTTTCCGCGGCGGCGTCCTCGTCCCCGTCGATAGCGCGCCCGATCACGCTCGAAACCGTCCCCTCGACGCGTTCGTGATCGATCGTCGGTGGTATCCCGTACTCGCGCCGAACCGCCTCCCGGAGGGCTGTTTCCGGGATCGAACCGTCCCCCCGCTCGTCGGCCAGCCGTTCGCGGATGGATTCGAGACCGAATTCCCCGTCCCGGAGCGCGATACGTAGGGCGAAAATCCCGGCCCACGTCGCCTGGGCGAGCGAGTAGTCCTCGGGTGGGATGATTTTCGGACAGCGGGTGTGAAACCGGCACCCGGACGGCGGCGACGACGGGTCGGGGACGTCGCCGGTCAACTCCACCATCTCGTTCCGGTCGTGCGGGTCCGGCCGTGGAACCGTATCGAGCAGCGCCTTCGTGTACGGATGTTTCGGATCCTCGAACAGGTCGCTCGTCCGTCCGTGTTCGACGGCTTCGCCGACGTACATGACGACGACGCGGTCACAGAGCTGGTGAACGACGCTCATGTCGTGGCTGATGAGCAGGATGGAGAGATCCAACGCCTTCTGGAGCCGTTCGATGAGCGCCAGAATCTCGGCCTGCACGGACACGTCGAGGGCGCTCACGGGTTCGTCCAACACCAACAACTCGGGATCCAACGACAGCGCCCGCGCCAACGCGGCACGCTGTTTCTCCCCGCCCGAGAGTTCGTGCGGGTACTGTTCGCGCTTGCCCTCCGAGAGTCCGACGAGCGAGAGCAACGTCTCGATCCGTTTCGTCAGCCGCTCGGTGTCCGTCAACCCGTGTGTCAACATCGGCTCCGCGATGGATTCGCCGATGGTCATCCGCGGATCGAAACTGGACGACGGGTTCTGAAACACCATCTGAACCTGCCGTCGTACCGCTTTCGCTCGTCCTTCGACAGCGACCCGAGCGAGCGGTCCCGAAACGTGATTTCCCCGTCAGTGGGCGTTTCGAGCGAGACGACGGTTCGAGCCACGGTCGATTTCCCACAACCGGATTCGCCGACCAACCCGAGCGTTTCGCCGCGCCGTAGATCGAAACTGATGCCATCGACCGCACGCACGCGTCCCCGCTCGCGGGCCAGCAACCCTTCCGTGATCGGAAAGTGCTTCTTCAGGTCGCGGACGGAAAGAACGGTCTCGTCGTTCAGTTCCGCGTCGTCGGTACCTCGTCGATGATTCGTCGTCTCCGTGTTCATCGCTCGTCACCTCGTATCGTGGTCGATCCGTCCTGAACGGACGTTCGTCGGTTCCTTCCATCGTAGTCGCCGCCGTCGACGTCGTTTCTGCTGTCGCGTGCGGTTCGTCCAAGGTCCCGGCTCGGCGTCGTCGTCGTAGTAGACACACGAGACCCGGTGACCATCCCCTTCGAGCGCCCGGAGCGGCGGTTGGGACTCCGAACGACAGTCGTCGGTCGCGTGCGGACATCGCGGATGGAACCGACAACCGTCCGGCGGGTCCGTCGGGTCGGGAAGCGAGCCACCGATGGGTTTCGGCGTCCACCCGCGCCGCGGCACGCTGTCGAGCAGGGCATCGGTGTACGGGTGGGCCGGACGGTCGAAGATGTCGAAGACGTCCGCGCGCTCCATCACCTTCCCGGCATACAGTACGACGACGCGGTCGGCGACCTGCGCGACCACGCCGAGGTCGTGGGTAACGAACAACACCGCCATGTCGCGTTCGGCTTGGAGCGTTTTCA comes from the Haladaptatus sp. R4 genome and includes:
- a CDS encoding oligopeptide/dipeptide ABC transporter ATP-binding protein; the encoded protein is MSVVHQLCDRVVVMYVGEAVEHGRTSDLFEDPKHPYTKALLDTVPRPDPHDRNEMVELTGDVPDPSSPPSGCRFHTRCPKIIPPEDYSLAQATWAGIFALRIALRDGEFGLESIRERLADERGDGSIPETALREAVRREYGIPPTIDHERVEGTVSSVIGRAIDGDEDAAAETLYEAFPTVCETDNPDQRTVDGRAVACHLYDGPNADR